In one Halorubrum sp. CBA1229 genomic region, the following are encoded:
- a CDS encoding DUF998 domain-containing protein, whose protein sequence is MGADAAARGPDAAATRRARTLGAAATVLALGGIAAAILLDPTFSWTSDALSDLGVREPSAPVFNWGLILGGAAGVGYAVELGRVFDSRAGALRAVALGLAMAAMAGVGAFDLTEPLHGPSAVGFYALVTVAAAVDGVVRKGRATGRIALAFVPAHVAVWATFVAGWWPVTGLALPELPGALFLAAWVWLLGPAPVLEAVATRLDGGGSDGGGSDGGGSDGSGTDEH, encoded by the coding sequence ATGGGCGCCGACGCCGCGGCGAGGGGGCCGGACGCGGCGGCGACCCGACGAGCACGGACCCTCGGCGCGGCGGCCACGGTCCTCGCGCTCGGCGGCATCGCGGCCGCGATTCTCCTCGACCCGACGTTCTCGTGGACGAGCGACGCGCTCTCCGATCTGGGGGTCCGCGAGCCGAGCGCGCCCGTCTTCAACTGGGGGCTGATCCTCGGTGGCGCGGCCGGCGTGGGGTACGCGGTCGAACTCGGGCGAGTGTTCGACTCCCGGGCCGGCGCGCTCCGCGCGGTCGCCCTCGGGCTCGCGATGGCCGCGATGGCGGGGGTCGGCGCCTTCGATCTCACGGAGCCGCTCCACGGCCCGTCCGCCGTCGGCTTCTACGCCCTGGTCACAGTCGCCGCCGCCGTCGACGGGGTCGTCCGTAAGGGGAGGGCGACGGGGCGGATCGCCCTCGCGTTCGTCCCGGCCCACGTCGCGGTGTGGGCGACGTTCGTCGCGGGGTGGTGGCCGGTGACGGGGCTCGCGCTGCCGGAGTTGCCGGGCGCGCTCTTCCTCGCCGCGTGGGTGTGGCTCCTCGGGCCGGCACCGGTCCTCGAGGCGGTCGCGACGCGGCTCGACGGAGGCGGGAGCGACGGAGGCGGGAGCGACGGAGGCGGGAGCGACGGGTCCGGGACCGACGAGCACTAA
- the priS gene encoding DNA primase small subunit PriS — translation MDDRTREYLKGRFGDYYRRASPSLPPDANLREWGHIPWTPGSGTTMVRHQSLYDLGDVDTFFADNAPRHAYFSAARYDDPGASTMSRKGWRSADLIFDLDADHLPGVDPEATSYPEMLAECKDALLRLLDFLDDDFAFDDLTVVFSGGRGYHVHVRDESVRELDSEARREIVDYVRAIDLDTEGLIRTVSERGTTKRVLRTEGGWGARVHEALVEYADDLRDMDEDDARERLMELEGIGEGRAETILGAFDRNPTAVREGNVEAGGPGVRRLVSALASRVAATDTAPIDEPVTTDTRRLIRLPGTLHGGSGLVVTPIERDELADFDPLRDAVPDRFVGREIRIESDADRTVELNGERVRVESGRNTVPEFAGVFLMARGEARKAPE, via the coding sequence ATGGACGACCGGACGCGCGAGTACCTGAAGGGGCGGTTCGGCGACTACTACCGCCGCGCGTCGCCGTCGCTCCCGCCGGACGCGAACCTCCGCGAGTGGGGCCACATCCCGTGGACGCCCGGCTCCGGAACGACGATGGTCCGCCACCAGTCGCTGTACGATTTAGGCGACGTCGACACGTTCTTCGCGGACAACGCGCCCCGGCACGCCTACTTCTCGGCCGCGCGCTACGACGACCCCGGCGCCTCGACGATGTCGCGGAAGGGGTGGCGCTCCGCCGACCTGATCTTCGACCTCGACGCCGACCACCTCCCCGGCGTGGACCCGGAGGCGACCTCGTACCCCGAGATGCTGGCGGAGTGTAAAGACGCCCTCCTGCGCCTGCTGGACTTCCTCGACGACGACTTCGCCTTCGACGACCTCACCGTCGTCTTCTCCGGCGGGCGCGGCTACCACGTCCACGTCCGCGACGAGAGCGTGCGGGAGCTCGACAGCGAGGCGCGCCGGGAGATCGTCGACTACGTCCGCGCGATCGACCTCGACACCGAGGGCCTGATCCGGACCGTCTCCGAGCGCGGCACGACGAAGCGCGTGCTCCGCACCGAGGGCGGGTGGGGCGCCCGGGTCCACGAGGCGCTCGTCGAATACGCCGACGACCTCCGCGACATGGACGAGGACGACGCCCGCGAGCGCCTGATGGAGTTAGAGGGGATCGGCGAGGGGCGCGCGGAGACGATCCTCGGCGCGTTCGACCGGAACCCGACCGCGGTCCGCGAGGGCAACGTCGAGGCCGGGGGGCCGGGCGTGCGCCGGCTCGTCTCCGCGCTGGCCTCGCGCGTGGCCGCGACCGACACGGCGCCGATCGACGAGCCGGTGACCACGGACACGCGGCGGCTCATCCGGCTCCCGGGCACCCTCCACGGCGGCTCCGGGCTCGTCGTCACGCCGATCGAGCGCGACGAGCTCGCTGACTTCGACCCGCTGCGGGACGCGGTGCCGGACCGATTCGTCGGCCGGGAGATCCGGATCGAGAGCGACGCCGATCGGACGGTAGAATTAAACGGCGAGCGCGTTAGAGTTGAATCCGGTAGAAACACCGTGCCCGAGTTCGCCGGGGTCTTCCTGATGGCCCGCGGCGAGGCGCGGAAGGCACCCGAATAA